In Nitrosophilus labii, the following proteins share a genomic window:
- the ilvN gene encoding acetolactate synthase small subunit: MERRVISVLVQNEHGVLSRISGLFAGRGYNIETLTVAPIPNSDFSRLTIVTSGSPRVIEQIIKQLHKLIPVYKVIEHEELIEKEMVLAKIPLGERLADVEALCKAYNGSIVNVGKDGIIVMAADEPGRVKNFIHALGNFNPKEIIRGGVVAIER; this comes from the coding sequence ATGGAAAGAAGAGTTATTTCGGTTTTAGTTCAGAATGAGCATGGAGTATTGTCGAGGATTTCTGGACTTTTTGCAGGAAGAGGGTACAATATCGAGACTTTGACGGTCGCTCCTATTCCAAATTCGGACTTTTCGAGACTTACCATAGTAACATCAGGTAGTCCAAGAGTAATTGAGCAGATAATAAAGCAGCTTCATAAACTTATACCTGTCTATAAAGTTATAGAACATGAAGAACTGATAGAAAAAGAGATGGTTTTGGCAAAAATTCCTCTTGGAGAGAGATTAGCGGATGTTGAAGCTTTATGCAAAGCATATAACGGAAGTATAGTAAATGTTGGTAAGGACGGTATTATCGTAATGGCCGCGGATGAACCCGGAAGAGTTAAAAACTTTATACATGCTCTTGGCAATTTTAATCCAAAAGAGATAATAAGAGGCGGCGTAGTAGCTATTGAGAGATAG
- the lpxD gene encoding UDP-3-O-(3-hydroxymyristoyl)glucosamine N-acyltransferase has protein sequence MKLSFLAKELSLKLVGEDKEITKIQSLKKAGFNDLSFLENQKYLKDLKATKAAAVILQEKYIQELPKGVSALISDEPYLSLAHATKYFAKPPIEDKGDDPIIEEGVKIYPHVYIGKNSKISKNVVLMPGVFVGDNVEIGENTLIYPNVTIYKDCKIGKNCIIHAGTVIGSDGYGFAHTKDGKHIKIYQNGNVIIEDEVEIGANCCIDRAVFDSTIIKKGTKLDNLIQVAHNCEVGENVLMAAQSGLSGSTVLGRNVVMGGQSATAGHLKIGDFAVIAARGGVTKSIEGGKIYAGFPLMLHKEWLKLQAKLSQFLKKRGS, from the coding sequence ATGAAACTAAGTTTTTTGGCAAAAGAGTTAAGCTTAAAGTTAGTTGGTGAAGATAAAGAGATCACAAAGATTCAAAGTCTTAAAAAGGCAGGTTTTAACGATCTGTCGTTTTTAGAAAACCAAAAATATTTAAAAGATTTAAAAGCTACAAAAGCTGCAGCGGTAATTTTGCAAGAAAAATATATACAAGAGCTTCCAAAAGGGGTATCGGCTCTAATAAGCGATGAGCCATATCTCTCTTTAGCGCATGCGACAAAATATTTTGCAAAGCCTCCCATTGAAGATAAGGGAGATGACCCAATCATCGAAGAGGGTGTGAAAATATATCCACATGTATATATTGGGAAAAATTCCAAAATTTCGAAAAATGTTGTATTAATGCCCGGTGTTTTTGTAGGTGACAATGTAGAGATTGGTGAAAACACTCTAATTTATCCCAACGTAACTATATATAAAGATTGTAAAATAGGTAAAAATTGCATCATACACGCAGGAACGGTAATAGGTAGCGACGGGTATGGATTTGCTCATACAAAAGATGGAAAACATATAAAAATCTATCAAAATGGGAATGTGATCATAGAAGATGAGGTGGAAATAGGAGCTAACTGTTGTATAGATAGAGCCGTATTTGACTCTACTATTATTAAAAAAGGAACAAAATTAGATAATCTTATTCAGGTTGCTCACAATTGTGAAGTTGGTGAAAACGTTCTTATGGCGGCTCAATCTGGACTATCAGGTTCTACTGTTCTTGGAAGAAATGTTGTTATGGGCGGACAAAGCGCGACTGCCGGACATTTAAAGATAGGAGATTTTGCAGTAATAGCCGCTAGAGGCGGTGTTACAAAATCTATAGAGGGCGGAAAGATATATGCTGGGTTT